The Bradyrhizobium betae genomic interval CAGTGTCAAAAACGCTATGTGCCCTGGGACGTGCTCGCTATTAGGTTCTGAGGTCTGTTTCTGAAAACGAGAAAGGCCCGGGACGATTTCAAAACTACCCTCCGTGACGCGCTCGTGCTCCAATACACCGCAAGCGAGGAGAGATTCACATGACGAAGCGATGGAAGTCGCCGCTCATTCTCAGGCTCAGCCGGATCGAGGCGTGGGGCAAGGCGCGCTTTAAGAGCGCGATACAGTCACGGGACACAGCCAAGGCGTTGAAAGCCGCCAACCTCTACACGGCCGCCTCAGCCCGCGCGAATGGCTTGCTAGGCAGCATGATCAGGCCTGACACCTAGGGCGTCAGGCTGCCGCCGACTGGACCTCGAATGCGACGCCAGCTTTTTGCAGCTCCGGGACGAACTCAGAATCGACCGTCAGCGTCACCCTGTTGCCGGCCGCACGGCCAAGGATGGACGGCTGCAAATCACTGCGGCGTCGTGCTCGCCACCACTCCATGTACAATCGATCTACGGCCAGACGATCAACTGCGTCGAACGCGATAATGACGATCCGCATGATGGCTTTCTCACGCTGCCAATGAAGCGACCAGCTTTCCCGGAGACCGAGGCCAAAAAGCGATGTCGCTAGGCTGTCCACAGGAAATTGACTGCCCATGACAGACGAAGCGAGGATCGACATCGGCCGGTACTTCGAGAAGCACGGCCGCAAGCGGCTACTGGGTCTTTCGGATCGTCTCGCCGCTCGCGACGGCGCGAGATCACGAGTTGCGCATGCCCGAAGAGATGGCTTTCAAAGACGCGTGCGATGGGGCGTTGGAGGTCGAGGCGCTGCGCAAGTCGACGCGGATCATCGTGCTCCCGTAGTAGCCTCCTGACTTGTCGGAGTTCCAGAGCCCGTTTAAGTTGAGCGTGGGGAAGCGGCGACGCGGGGCGATTACGATGGAAGGGGATGCCGGGGAAAAAATTGGCGAGCTGGCTTTTCGGCGCGCTGCTTCTCGCGTTAGCCGGATTTTTCATCTGGCCGACCTTCGATCGCATGCACGGCGAGGTCACGGTCTACAATATGTTTTGCAAGGTCAATCGGGTCGCGGGCGAATGCAAGCGAGACCAAGAGCAAACCTCGATCCCCCCGACGTTTAAGGTTTTCCCCGAGCAGCAGCTCGTGATCTATTGGATCGGTGACAACTCGCCGACGCGGTACAGTAACTGCGCGGTTCGCGACACCATCAATTGGCGATGCAGGATCGGCGCGGTAAACGAGGCCAAGACGGAATATGCAATGGTCGACGGTCAATATATCGAGACCGTCGATCCCCCGTTTCTGCCGAGCACGAACCTCTTCTATCAGGTGCCCCTTTGGCGATGGTGGTATCTGAGAATCATAGAGTCGATCTTCGGTCAAAATTGACGCCGCACGAGGCGGATCGCGGACGCCGCTTGATTGCGCAAACGCGAGCCGGGTATGTGGGGCTAGGCATCGTCCGCGCGGGGAGATTTCAATGGCTCTTCTAAACGTGCCGCTCGATCAGATTGATGAAGCCCGGCTCTTGGCGTTAATCGCCGCAGGCGCCGCGGAAAGCCGCACGATCGACTACAAGCGGGATAGCTACGGCAACGCGCACGCCGATCTCTCGGAATGGCTTGCTGACATCTCGTCATTTGCGAACACCGCGGGCGGTGACTTGCTGCTCGGCATGGATGCGGCCAACGGCACCCCCTCGACCATCACGCCGCTCACGATGCCGATGGACCCGGAGATTTTGCGCTTAGAGCAGAGCGCGCGAGGCGGGCTCCAACCACGCATCACGAACCTCACTTTTCATCCGATCCCGATCGCAGTCGGCGGCAACGTCCTGTTGGTTCGTGTGCCGCGGAGCTTCAATTCGCCGCACAGGATCATCCGCCAAGGCAGCAATAGGTTCTGGGCGCGATCGGCGGCCGGCAAGTATGAGCCGGACGTCAATGAACTCCGCGCGCTGTTCAACAACGGCCCTCAACTCGCCGAGCGCATCCGGAATTTCCGGCTCGATCGCGTGGCAAAGATCGCCGCAGGCGAGGCACCGGTTAAGCTGATGGATGGCGGCATCGTCACGCTTCATGTTGTTCCGCTCTCAGCTTTCGATGTCGGCTTGGCGGCCGTTCCTATTCGCAAAGTCATGATAGATTACACCGCGTTTTTGCCCTATGGCTCGCGGTCATACACCAATTCGCGAATCACCTTCGAAGGCATTCTCCAGACATCGAACGCGGATCAGCAAGCCGCCCAACATCGCGCGTATCTACAGCTCTATCGCAACGGCATCGTTGAGACGCTGACTTCAACTCTCGCCGCGCGCAGCAGCGGCACGCCAATTATTTCGGGGCTCGACGACAATCTGATCAATGAAGTGCAACGCATTCTGCGCGATCTCGCGTTTTACAGCATTGAGCCGCCCTACGCGGTGTTCGTCAGTCTGCTTGAAGTGAAAGATATGAGAATCCACCTCGTACGTGATCCGCGAGATTCCAGCTGGTATGACAACCTCAGCAGCCCGCTCGACAGGGATCAGTATCACTTTGACGAAGTGATTTTCGAGACGGAGCCGGCGGATGCGGCAGAGTGCGCCAACGTGATCCGCCCGATCCTCGATCAGCTCGCTAATGCCGGCGGCACGCCCGGCTCTCCCGTGTTCGATGCGAGTGGTGTTTTCGTCCCGTTCCAGCGGCGCTGAGTACCGGCTAGAGCGGGAAATCTATTGCGGCTGTCGAACACGCATGACGGTGAGCCGGGCTTGCGCCAAATAAAGCTCGTCGGCCTCGCGCAATTTCGGTTCCATGTAGTCACGATAGCCCGGGT includes:
- a CDS encoding helix-turn-helix domain-containing protein, whose amino-acid sequence is MALLNVPLDQIDEARLLALIAAGAAESRTIDYKRDSYGNAHADLSEWLADISSFANTAGGDLLLGMDAANGTPSTITPLTMPMDPEILRLEQSARGGLQPRITNLTFHPIPIAVGGNVLLVRVPRSFNSPHRIIRQGSNRFWARSAAGKYEPDVNELRALFNNGPQLAERIRNFRLDRVAKIAAGEAPVKLMDGGIVTLHVVPLSAFDVGLAAVPIRKVMIDYTAFLPYGSRSYTNSRITFEGILQTSNADQQAAQHRAYLQLYRNGIVETLTSTLAARSSGTPIISGLDDNLINEVQRILRDLAFYSIEPPYAVFVSLLEVKDMRIHLVRDPRDSSWYDNLSSPLDRDQYHFDEVIFETEPADAAECANVIRPILDQLANAGGTPGSPVFDASGVFVPFQRR